A window of Lepus europaeus isolate LE1 chromosome 11, mLepTim1.pri, whole genome shotgun sequence contains these coding sequences:
- the DACT1 gene encoding dapper homolog 1, giving the protein MKPSPGGTARELEPQAPARGEPRAVEPEGRWREKGEADTERQRTRERQEATLAGLAELEYLRQRQELLVRGALRDAGGAGAAAPRAGELPGEAAQRSRLEEKFLEENILLLRKQLNCLRRRDAGLLNQLQELDKQISDLRLDVKTSEEHLETDSRPSSGFYELSDGASGSLSNSSNSVFSECLSTCHSSTCFCSPLEATLTISDGCPKSADLLRRLEFREGQCEDQASGAVGRSPCHALDVIADVNPKYQCDLVSKNGSDVYRYPSPLHAVAVQSPMFLLCLTGSPREEERLGGPAAGDAGAGAEPTKADGSLPSPSGLWPAPQPCASRKMDGYILSLVQKKTHPVRTNKPRTSVSADPMKGLLRNGSVCVRAAGGGSQGAGATQKAPRPPCAPSGGLPSLDHSGALSPPKQWAKESKAEQLEGKRLPAPEPGAASELQSKHLPQNAKPATQEPLKDTAPIQAASPTDSPARGPAALPESKAAQPLKKAPQKAGAPPAAAAPPLLPTAFPVEDRPALDFKSEGSSSQSLEEGHLVKAQFIPGQPPGVRPHRGHRSAAVARSATLRHRGPALQGLESGLPPVREKTRAASKKCRFPDDLDTNKKLKKASSKGRKGGVGPPDGGLPARPPGSGGAGHRAGSRAHGHGREAVVAKPKHKRTDYRRWKSSAEISYEEALRRARRGRREHVGAYPSPVALPYTSPYAYVASDSEYSAECESLFHSTVVDTSEDEQSNYTTNCFGDSESSVSEGDFVGESTTTSDSEESGALIWSQFVQTLPLQAVAAADLHHNPRKTFVKIKASHNLKKKILRFRSGSLKLMTTV; this is encoded by the exons ATGAAGCCGAGTCCGGGCGGGACGGCGAGGGAGCTGGAGCCGCAGGCGCCGGCCCGGGGCGAGCCGCGCGCCGTGGAGCCCGAGGGGCGCTGGCGGGAGAAGGGCGAGGCGGACACGGAGCGGCAGCGCACCCGGGAGCGCCAGGAGGCCACGCTGGCCGGCCTGGCGGAGCTGGAGTACCTGCGCCAGCGCCAGGAGCTGCTGGTCCGGGGCGCCCTGCGCGACGCCGGGGGCGCCGGGGCCGCTGCGCCCCGCGCCGGGGAGCTGCCGGGGGAGGCGGCGCAGCGCAGCCGCCTGGAGGAGAAGTTCTTAGAGGAGAACATCTTGCTTTTGCGGAAGCAATTG AATTGTTTGAGGAGAAGAGACGCTGGTTTGTTGAATCAGTTGCAAGAACTTGACAAGCAGATAAGTGACCTGAGACTGGATGTAAAGACGTCGGAAGAGCACCTGGAGACAGACAGCCGGCCCAGCTCAG GGTTCTATGAACTGAGTGATGGGGCCTCAGGATCCCTTTCCAATTCCTCTAACTCGGTCTTCAGTGAGTGTTTATCCACTTGTCATTCCAGCACCTGCTTTTGCAGCCCCTTGGAGGCAACCTTGACTATCTCAGATGGTTGTCCCAAATCTGCAG ATCTCCTCCGACGGCTGGAATTTAGAGAGGGCCAGTGTGAGGACCAGGCCTCGGGGGCTGTGGGCCGCTCCCCGTGTCACGCCCTTGATGTCATTGCGGATGTGAATCCCAAGTACCAGTGTGATCTGGTGTCCAAAAACGGGAGCGACGTGTACCGCTACCCCAGCCCGCTCCACGCCGTGGCCGTGCAGAGCCCCATGTTCCTCCTGTGCCTGACGGGCAGCCCTCGGGAGGAGGAGCGGCTCGGGGGCCCGGCCGCCGGGGACGCGGGCGCTGGCGCTGAGCCCACCAAGGCGGACGGGTCCCTGCCGTCGCCGAGCGGCCTGTGGCCGGCTCCCCAGCCTTGCGCCAGCAGGAAGATGGACGGCTACATCCTGAGCCTGGTCCAGAAGAAAACGCACCCTGTAAGGACCAACAAGCCCAGAACGAGCGTGAGCGCCGACCCCATGAAAGGGCTCCTGAGGAACGGGAGTGTGTGCGTCAGGGCGGCCGGCGGCGGCTCCCAGGGCGCTGGGGCCACCCAGAAGGCTCCCAGGCCGCCGTGTGCGCCCTCGGGCGGGCTGCCCTCTTTGGACCACAGCGGGGCACTCTCTCCACCCAAGCAGTGGGCGAAGGAATCCAAGGCAGAACAACTGGAAGGCAAGAGGCTGCCCGCGCCGGAGCCGGGCGCTGCCTCGGAACTTCAAAGCAAGCACCTGCCCCAAAACGCCAAGCCGGCCACGCAGGAGCCCCTGAAAGACACCGCCCCGATCCAGGCCGCCTCACCCACGGACAGCCCTGCCAGGGGCCCGGCAGCCCTGCCGGAGAGCAAAGCTGCGCAGCCCCTGAAAAAGGCGCCGCAGAAAGCTGGGGCCCCCCCGGCCGCTGCTGCGCCCCCGCTGCTGCCCACAGCCTTCCCCGTGGAGGACAGGCCGGCCTTGGACTTCAAAAGCGAGGGCTCCTCTTCCCAGAGCCTCGAGGAGGGGCATCTGGTCAAGGCTCAGTTCATCCCCGGGCAGCCGCCGGGCGTCAGACCCCACCGGGGCCACCGGAGCGCGGCCGTGGCCAGGAGCGCCACGCTGAGACACCgcggcccagccctgcagggcctGGAGAGCGGGCTGCCCCCGGTCCGGGAGAAAACCCGGGCGGCCAGCAAGAAGTGCCGCTTCCCCGACGACTTGGATACAAATAAGAAACTCAAGAAGGCCTCCAGCAAGGGGAGGAAGGGCGGCGTGGGGCCGCCCGACGGCGGTCTGCCCGCCAGGCCCCCGGGCAGCGGCGGCGCGGGCCACAGGGCCGGGAGCCGGGCGCACGGCCACGGCCGGGAGGCGGTGGTGGCCAAACCGAAGCACAAGCGAACCGACTACCGACGCTGGAAGTCCTCGGCGGAGATTTCCTACGAAGAGGCCCTGCGGCGCGCCCGGCGGGGTCGGCGGGAGCACGTGGGCGCGTACCCCTCGCCCGTGGCACTGCCCTACACCAGCCCCTACGCCTACGTGGCCAGCGACTCCGAGTACTCGGCCGAGTGCGAGTCCCTCTTCCACTCCACCGTGGTGGACACGAGCGAGGACGAGCAGAGCAACTACACCACCAACTGCTTCGGGGACAGCGAGTCCAGCGTGAGCGAGGGCGACTTCGTGGGCGAGAGCACCACCACGAGCGACTCGGAGGAGAGCGGGGCCCTGATCTGGTCGCAGTTCGTGCAGACGCTGCCCCTTCAGGCCGTCGCGGCCGCGGACCTCCACCACAACCCCAGGAAGACCTTTGTCAAAATCAAGGCTTCCCACAACCTCAAGAAGAAAATCCTCCGCTTCCGGTCGGGCTCCCTGAAACTGATGACCACGGTCTGA